Part of the Nicotiana tabacum cultivar K326 chromosome 20, ASM71507v2, whole genome shotgun sequence genome, gatatcgtgcCCGCTAAGTTCGACAGCCCACTTGGCCAATAGGCCCGATATTTCAggcttatgcaaaacatttcgaagaggataagtggttaacacacatatgggatgacactgaaaatatgtCTTTAGTTTTCTAGATGCGCTTATCAATGCAattgctaatttttctaagtgagggtatctagtttcagCGTGTCATAGAGTtcggcttacataataaacaaggaattgcgtaccttgctcttctcgaacaaGTACCCCACTTACTGCTATCTCAAACactgccaaatataagtaaagcttttcatctaccttcggggtgtgaagcaaaggcgggctcgataagtattgctttaattcttctaaggcttgctggcattccggggtccacgtgaaatcttttttcttttttagcaagGAAACAAACCTATGACTccgatctgatgacctcgaaatgaaccAACCTAAGGTGGCTATTCATCCTGTTATCCTTGGCACGACCTTCACACTATCAACGATCGTGATAtcctcgatggccttgatcttgacggggttgatttcgatactccgattcgataccatgaagccggtGAACTTACCCGAGCCGACCCTGAAGGTGCATTTTCCcaggttaagcttcatgttttacttcctcaagattttgaatgtttcctacaaatgagttaaatggtcctttgcacacagggacttaaccaacatatcatcaatgttaacttccatcgatttacctatttgttcctcgaaaatcttgttaacTAAGTGTTGGTATGTGGCTCCAACATTTTTTAGCCCAaaaggcattacattgtaacagtacgttccaaacttagtgataaatgaggtcttttcctggtcctccaggttcatctaaatttgattgtacccggagtaggcattgAGAAAAGTTAGGATCTCATGGCcagccgtggcatcaatcatatgatcgatgttgggcaatgaGAAAGAGTCTTTTGGgtatgccttatttaaatccttgtaatctacgcacattctaagtttgtttccttttttaggaactacaactacgttggcaagccattcggggtactttacctaccgaatagaccctattttaagaagtttggttacctcgtcctttatgaatgcatgcttcacctcggactggggcctccttTTTTGCTTTACCAGTTTGAACCTGGGGTCGAGGCTCAGCCGATGCGTTGTTATTTCCGATGGAATCcatgtcatatctaaatgggaccaagcaaagaaATTCATATTATCAATAAAAAATTGAATGCGTTTTtttgagttcgggggttaatcccattCCCAGGCATACCTTTCTCTCGGACATGTATTCGATCAGTATGACCTGCTCCAGTTCCCcgaccgttgatttggttgcGTCTGATTCTTCGGGAACAACGAAGGTTcgaggagtaaggaaatcctcttcttcttcttcgattacTTGTTCCTCTGGCTCGATCGGGGCTGGGATCGATGATTGCTATTTGACCGCATGCATACCTTTGGTGTTTGACTTTTCCGAGGTCGAAGGCTCTGGTATTGGCGTCACTTCATCAACCACAAATATTTCCGTTGCATCATGTTACTCTCCGTAAACCATTTTCACGCCATCCACTattgggaacttcatcatctgatgaagagttgaaggtactgccctcatgttgtgtatccgtGGTCTCCCGAGGAGTGCATTAATCTCATGTCACCTTTGATGAAATGGAATTTTGTATCTTGTATGGTCCCGACTACGTTTACTTGTAGGATTATCTCCCCCTTTGGTGTTTCTCTTTCCATGTTGAAACCGTTCAGGACCCAGGATGCAGGTACAATCTGATCTtataggccgagctgttctacgaccctcgatctaattatgtttgctgagctacctggatccactagaatacgtttaacttgaattttatttaaaagaatagaAATTACCAGGGTGTCATTATGTGGCTGAGATATGCCTTCTGCTTCCTCGTCGTAGAATGATAGGACGTCCTCGGGCATATAGCTCCGAGTCCATTTTTCTCtggtgatcgacaccttggtgcgtTTGAATACAGGTCTTTGTGGGACATCGACATCGCCGACGAACATATGgattacatgttgtggttctttCTGCTCATTTTTCCTGCTTACATCTCTCTCTCTGAAAtggttcttagctcgatcactgagaaattctcgaaggtgaccctcgttgaacaaCCGAGCTAGCTCCTCCCTTAGATGCCTACAGACTTCGGTTCTatggccatgtgtgccatgataatTACACATCAAGTTTAGATTCTTTTGAGAAGGATCGGTTTGTATAGGCCTGGGTCACCAGGTGTCTTTGATTCTTCCAATAGCTGACATAATCCCCGATGCATCTACGCTGAAATTATACTCCGACAATCGAAGTGCCTTTGCGGGGTCGGTATGCTTATCGAACCCATTCTTACTTATGAGTCCTCGAGAgctttgacctcgatcatttctctaATCCTTACGGCCCGAACCATTATTTCTCCGATCAACATATAGTTGATACCGTTCCTTGTTCGACCTTGATTCCCTGTTTGTATCCCTTGGGGGCTTGGCTGCCAATCTATTAGGATGAACTGAGCCCGAGGGAGCTTCCAACTGGTcttcctcgaccctgatctttgattgataacgATTATGCACGTCTGACCACATCACACTTGGATATTCGATCAGGTTCTACTTCAATTATCGAGCCGCGATCAAACTCTGCTCGTTCAAACCTTACATAAACGCTTCCACTTCCCAATCATCCGAGACTGGTAGTAATTCCATCTGCTCCATCTGAAACctggacacgaactcccttaacATTTCGTCGTTCCTCTATTTTATCTTAAAATGTCTGATTTCCTTATtgccacctttatggccccggcatgTGCTTTCACGAAGGTATATGCTAACATAGCAAACGAATCGATAGAGTTCGGGGGCAAGTTGTGGTACCAAATCATGGCTCCTTTCTACAATGTTTCCCCAAACATTTTCAACAATACTGAATATATCTCATCATCATtcaagtcattccctttgatcctgcaagtgtatgaagtaatatgctCATTAGGATCGGTTTGcccgttatatttgggtatatTGGGCATGCACAACTTTTTATGAATGGGCATCAGGCTGCGCTTTGAGGGAAtggtttttgtatgaactttttggcaTCTAAACCTTTCAAGATcgggggtgcccccggtatttgatcaatacgggagttataagtctccacctttttgtcattgtcCTCAATCTTCTTTTCCCCAGACTTGATCCTCTTGGTAAGCTCTTCGTACATCCTCATAATGGTGGGGTAAGTCCCCGAGCTATTTTCGTTTGACCTCTTTGGCGCCGGTTCAGCACGTGGAGTATTTCCTGGTTCAGCTATACTCAGAGTTTTATTCTGACtctgaagttgagcgatggcAATCTGTTGAGCTTggagcatctcgaatatcacttggaggctaACTTCCCCATCTCCTATACCTTGTGTTCCTTGGCCCCCAGATCTAACTTCTCTGCGTACACTTGCTCCAGGGTCTGCGACTAGATCCGCATTCAAAGCAATGTGTGAACTAACATCCAGTGGCTCCACATTTGGCACTTCCCTAGGGTTTATCGGTGGTATATCGACTCCTGGAGCAATTATGTTGTCATTTTCTCCGTGGAACCCAAGACCGTCACCGCCGTGTACGGATTCATtttgagagtttgacatgttttatcctgaaatcaaagaatctttgacaagaacaagtgtgaaaataaTGTGCGTTATCAAAATCAGTATTGAAATAAACACTATTATCTTTAGCTCCACGGttggcgccaaactatttaccttaaaaatacgagtaacaactaaacttgatttgtggttttaaagatatgtgattcagttcaataccatttaataatcaagaaatctAAAGTATATATGAAAGAAATAAGTAAGACCAAACCAGTAGATGAGTCAGTCTTGACCTCGAGCCCAAGTGACCTCGAGATTGGTCAAGAACAATAAAGCAAGAATAATAAagctaaaggacaattctgatgaacaatgagcgaaaagtagagagtatattctttgccaatgattagatgatctttacaaatgattggggtcccctttatataatagggaaaccctaaataaggtacatttctatttacagtaaggaatcttATTGGGATAGTTGTATAACCCCCTAGTACGGATTTGTACTAATTCATACAAATCTATTCTggaatttacgccatgatcttaGGGACGTGGTCGGATTCTTATCATTTTGTAACAAACTCATAACGGCACTATCTCGGAGTCAGTCGTACTTAGCTCCAAGGTTCCTCAAGCACTTAGGTCTTCGAGCCTCTTATTCTACCCAGAGGCTGATCCGGAATTTGAAATTTATGAGTTCCTGTCATAATCTCAAATTAATAGATAATAATAACTGGGTTCACAGTtagatatttatagatatttaatggGATTTTTAGTAAAAAATTATAGATTCTATGCAAAAGTTAttgggttcccgggaacccatATATTACTCTCTAGATCCACCACTGATTCTACCTTCGAGCCCGAGCTTGGTCTATATCGACCTTTTGTCCTCGATGCGACTTCTCGAGCCTACAAAATCGGGGGcatatgattttgaccgtatacactcCCCTTTCACCTCCTGTAGCAACCTTATTACATTTGCTTCGTATTTCCTTTATGGAAGGCTGATTACCTTTGATGCCTTGCCCGTATTCAACAGGTTAGACAAATACTTGAACGCCTTGTCACACTATAATTCGCCTCCATTTTCCTATTTTGTTGAATTCTTTCTGGTTAAAGaatctcttttaatttttttaggaaTAATTAGGAGATTCTCTAGAAGAAATACAGGGTTATACTTTTAGGAGCGACATACTTGGTTATGCTTATTAGGGTTATTGTATGGTTTGGTTTGAGAGGAGGATGCAATGTGGTAGTTATGGGCTCAATTGAGCCCATAACTTTTGACGCGGAGTAGAAATTTATGTGTGAAAATTCATTGaaattgcaaaaataatagatttgaacccataaatttaaaaatataatgggttcaatgttaaaaatcttaaaagttgaaccaatagagtttaaatcctggatccgcctttgTTTGTTTTACCACCCTTCAGGGGCGGATGGGTGTCCGAACCTTCTTGGGCAGAAAATCACATTGTATATATAAGATCAAATttgttattatgtatatatagtagATGTTGAATCCCTTGGTTAAAATCCATCTTGCCTTTGCCAGTGTCACCCTTAACAActactctctccgtttcaatttatgtgaacttatttcctttttagtctataccaaaaagaatgaccattttccttatttggaaacaatttacctttatgctcTGATTTTTAGCCACACTAAATATATATgtttcattttacaccacaagttcaaatgtcttctctcttttcttaaactccatgcccaTTCAAATgggttcatataaattgaaacggagagagtattTTTTTCTCACCCATGATATCATGGTCCTATTTTCTCGAGTGTTGATCAATTGAATGTCTCTTCTTTCTTATTCCCTTTAGTGAAACCCTTTGCTTCTGAGTCGTGGTAAATACTATCATGAAATTCGTGATATGCAggtaaaacttgaacaaataacaATATTATCCTACGTTGCTAACATTCACGAGCTTTTCAAGCATTCATTTTTGATAGCATATTAAGTgtttataatttatatataagaaAGAACGATTTATAAAATACTAGATAATTATTTCCGGGAGCCTTGATTAAGGCAAATGCTCAGGAGTTGGGGGAGAAGTTGTTGGCCATGGAGGCCTGGAGGAGCAGTGGAGATGCGAGTAGTATGTGGACCACGACAGCTAACTGCATTAAGGAAGCTGCTAGAGAGGTGTTAGGAGTAACGAAGGGTTATTCGGGaggccacaaaggagactggtggtggaatgaggAGGTCCAAGGAAAAGTGGAAGCCAAGAAAGCGGCATATCTGAAGCTAGTGGAGAGCACGGATGAGGAGGAGAAGAGGACGTGTAGGGAATGTTATAAGAAGGCAAGGAAATAGGCAAAATGGGAAATCACGGCGGCTAAGACTGCAGATTTTGAGTGATAGTATGAGGATCTTGGGGGCAAAGGAGGAGACAGGAAACTGTACATGTTAGCCAAGATTGgggagaggaaggctcgggaccTAGACCAAGTGCGGTGCATCAAAGACGAAAATGGTAAGGTTCTGGTGGAAGAGGCATGTATCAAGCGTAGATGGAAAGATTACTTCCATAAACTCTTGAACGAGGGAGGGGACATGAACATCGTGGTATGAGAGTTGGAAAACTCCGGGATTCAGAgggattttttgttttgtaggtGTATTAGTAGCGTAGAGGTTGAGGGGGCAATGCGGAAGATGAGCAGGGGTAAAGTAACTGATCCTGACAAGATCCTAGTGGAATTGGAAGGAAGTGGGTCGGGTTGGCTTGGAGTGGCTTACTAGGTTGTTTAACGTCATTTTCAGGATGAAGAAGATGACCATAGATTGGTGGTGGAGTTTGATGATCCTGTTGTATAAAACAAATGTGATATCCAGGACTGCAACAAcaataggggtatcaagttgttgagtcataatATGAAAATTtaggagagggtggtggagaggAGGGTGCGATGTAGTGTTACTATTTCCAAGAACCAATTCAAATTTATGCTAGGATGGTCTACTACAGAAGCCATTCACCTTGTGAAGAGATTAATAGAGTAATATAAGTAGAgcaagaaggacttgcatatggtattCATAGACCTAGAGAAGACCTATGATAAGGCCTCGAGAGAGGTCCTATGGAGATGTATGGAAGCTAGCGGTGTTCCAGTGGCgcacattagggtgattaaggacatgtacaaGGGAGTGAAGACTCGGGTGAGGAATGTGAGAGGCTCAGATCATTTCCAAGTGGAGATGGGGTTGCATGAGGGATTCTCTTAGTCCATTTTTGTTTGCCTTAGTGTTAGAGGTGCTGACTCGACACATACaagggaggtgccatggtgtatacTATTCTCTAATGACATAGTCCTGATTGACAAGATGCGAGACAAAGTTAACGCTAGATTGGAAGTTTGGAGACATACACTAgaatctaagggtttcaagttgagtggGTCAAAAACTGAGTACTttgagtgcaagttcagtgatgGGACGCATGAAGAAGGAGTGTAAATGAAGATTGGTACTCAATTTGTTCCCAAAAgagatagtttcaagtatcttgggtctattattcaaggcatcggggagattgacgaagaTGTGACTCATCGTATTAGAGCGAGCTGTATGAGATGGATGCTATGCTTTGGgggttttgtgtgataagaatgtgccacctgGACTTAAGGGTAAGCTCTATAGAGTAGTgattagaccgactatgttgtatggtgATGAGATATGTAATACGTGTCATGATCTAGGTTAACTATATAGGATTAATTAACTTAAACATAGCTAGATTAGTAGTAACTATAGTTAGATGTTAATGTGGTTAACATGATAGTTAGTCGGTGATTGGTGGTTTTAGCTGTAACAGTATACAGTGTTTTGGACATAACAGAAATTGAGAttttttcctctcatttctctctctctctgctcTGTTCTTCCTCTCATACGAGAACTGAGTTCTTCAGTTCATTTATACTCGTGCAAATTCATAAAATTGACATGGTACCAGAGCATTCAGATAATTTAATTTTGAGGTTTTATTGAGAATTGTTGAAAACGAGAGGTTCGTGGTtcatttctcaaaattttcaatcgGAATCATCAATAACTCGTCGGAACCCTAAAAACTCATGATCAGAGACAAAGTCACAGATCAATCTACGATTGTGATAGATCACAATCATCCATTGTATTTGCATCCTTCTGACACATCAGGAGCATTATCTCTTGGCTTTCAGCTACTAGGAATGGAAAACTATACGATTTGGAGCCAAGCGATGGAAGTTTCGTTGCTTACACGGAACAAATTAGGATTTATAGACGGATCGATAACTCATGATACTTATGGatataaatatgaaaatctatgGGATCACTGCAATGCTATTGTGAAATCGCGGATCATGCATAATGTGAGTCGCAATTTGTTGAGTGGAGTATTGTTCCGGTCAAGTGCACATGCAATTTGGTCGGATCTTCGGGAACATTTCAATAAAGTGAATGCATCATGAATGTACTACCTACACAGGGAGATTTTTATATTGACACAAGGTACATCCTCTATTTCGATTTATTACTTGAAATTGAAAGACTTGTGGGATGAATAGGAGTCAATTATGCCTCCTCCTATTTGCTGTGATAAATTAAAGAAATTCAGTGAACCTCAGGAGTATCAACGTTTATGGAAATTCCTAATGGGATTAAAAGATGGCAATGCCAAGCACTTGGCCAAACCTTAATAAAATCTAAAATTCCTACAGTCCATCAAGCTTATGCTATGATCCTTCAGGATGAAAGTCAAAAGTTAGTAGCAGGAAGTAGTTACTGTGCTGAGTCTATAGATCCTACATCATTATTTAGTTCTAAACTTGGTCAAAAGCAAAGAAGAAACTTCAACATTGCATGTGATTTCTGTCACTTGAAAGTCCACACGAAGGAAGAATGTTATAAGTTGATAAAACGTGATTACTGCAATAAGAAGGGGCATTTGAAGGCCAATTGCTACAAACTGATAGGTTATCCGGGAGTTTTTAAGCCTTAAAAAGAGCTAATATGGTAAGAAGTTCAAAGAACCAGTAGATCTCACCTTCTTCAATCATGATGACTCAGGAGCAGCATAATTTGGGACCTATGCAAGGGTTCACCTCTGAGCAGCACACTCATCAGGGACAACAAAACTTAGAACCTATGTAGATGTTCACTCCTGAACAGTACAGTCAGATCCTAAACCTATTGAACAAGACATCAGTCTTTGAATCCTCTGCCAGTGCACATATGGCAGGTAATGTCACTTGTGAACAAAAGGCTGATGAGAAGTGGATAGTAGATGCTTGAGCCACAAACCATATGGTTGGTAATGAACAAATTTTACATGACAAATTGTTAGTAGGTAATGCAAGAAATGTACAGCTGCCTACTGGAGAATCTACTAAGGTGTCACATGTTGGTAGTTGTCAATTAGATGGAGGTGATACCATTAACAATGTCTTATGTGTACCAGCTTTCAAGTTTAACCTTTTGTTTGTTTCTCAATTGACAAAAGCTTTAAACTGTTGTGCTGTATTCTTTCCAAATTTTTGCATCTTTCAGGATCTCTTTACTGGGAGGGTGAAGGAGATTGGTAAAGAGGAAAAAAGGTTTATATGTGGTGCATTctcaaagaagaaataagaatacAGTTAAATCCTTAGTAATGGCTGCTCACAGGAATGAAGTTGAGCTATGACACAAGAGGATGTGACATGTTCCAGTTTAAGTTCTCAAGAATATTCCTAGTCTTAATAGCAGTAGTAGAGCAAAAATAAGCCCATGTGGAATATGTCCATTATTAAGGCAAGCTAGGACACCTTTTCCAGTTAGTAGTAGCATGGTAGATCATGTTTTTGATTTGATACGTATGGATATTTGGGGACCCTATAAAGTTCCTACATATAATGGAAAGAGATATTTTCTCATAGTGGTTGATGATCATTCTAGGTGGATTTGGATTTTCCTGTTACATCTTAAGTTTGATGTCATTACAATCCTCAAAAATTTCATTATTATGGTGAAAACCCaatttggtcaaatgatcaaGTGTTTTAGGTCAGACAATGGTTCTGAGTTCTTCAATCATGATTATGCTAATTTGTTTCAAATACATGGGATTATACATCAAAGCTCCTGTCCACACACTCCTaaacaaaatggagtagtggaAAGGAGGCACATGCACATTTTGGAAACTGCAAGCGCTATCAAATTTCAAGGGCACTTGCCAGTGAAGTTCTAGGGTGACTGTGTGGATGCAGTTGTGTACATAATCAACAGAGTTCCTTCTACCATTTTAGGAAACAAATCACCTTTTGAAGTCATATATGGGAGACAACCTTCTTTGTTACATATGAGGATCATAGGGTGCTTATGTTTTGCAACTAATCTTCCAAGGGGTGATAAATTTGCACCTAGGTCTATAAGGTTAGTGTTTCTAGGGTATGAAAGTACACAAAATGGATATAGATTGTCTGACATTGAAAATAGGACATTCTTTGTTAGCAGAGATGTGCTATTTCATGAAGATGTATATCCATTCCAAGGTTTCACTCAAGATTCCTCTTTTTCTATAAATGAGATTCAAAGGCTTGATTATCCTACTGATCGGCCTCATATTGTTCTGTTTTCCAATGATAGAGAAAGCCACTTGCATCTCTTACAATTGATGAGCCTGTTTCTAGAAGCATTAATTCCTCACCAGCTACTTCTATACTGCCACCTGCAGAAGAAATAATTGTTGAGTGACATGAAGGACACACAAGTGATACTGGGGAGTTGAGAAGGTCACTTAGAACTACTAAGTCTCATGTTTGCCTTAAGGATTACATTGGGCCACAACAAAAGCTGAATTCTTCCATTGTAGTTCATTGTAAATATCCTATTGGTGATTTTATTCAGTATAATGAATTATCAGCATCATATCAGGCCTACATCACTCAGTTGTCTTCTGAGATTGAATCAAGTTCTTATCATGAGGAAGCTAAGGATGTGAAATGGATTGAAGCTATGAAGGTAGAGATACAAGTGCTGGAGTACAACAAGACATGAGAGGTGGTTCCATTACCTGAAggaaaaaaggcaattggataCAAATGGGTGTACAAAATCAAGTACACATCTAGTGGGGAATTTGAAAGATATAAGGATCGATTAGTGGCTAAAAGGTATAGTCAAAAGGAGGGACTTGATTATCAAGAAGCTTTTTCACCCCTAGGTAA contains:
- the LOC142174467 gene encoding uncharacterized protein LOC142174467, coding for MEAWRSSGDASSMWTTTANCIKEAAREVLGVTKGYSGGHKGDWWWNEEVQGKVEAKKAAYLKLVESTDEEEKRTCRECYKKYEDLGGKGGDRKLYMLAKIGERKARDLDQVRCIKDENGKVLVEEACIKRRWKDYFHKLLNEGGDMNIVDEEDDHRLVVEFDDPVV